The genomic segment AAATTTATTCCACGGTTACGCCCAGACCTGATCATTCAACGAGTTTTCGGGCTTGCAGACAGAGAGTTATTAATAGCACCCAATTGGGGATTAGGGAAATCCGGGATCCAAACTTATATCGATAAGGGACTGGAAGCACGGGGGGTGGTACAAGGTAGCTTATGCCAATCGTGAAGAATTACTGACGCCGCCACTTGGTACTAAGCTTCGAGCGCGTGCCATAAGCATTTAAAATATAACCATAAACAAGACGGGCTTCCTTTGGGAAGCCTGTCTTATTTATGGTCATGCGTTCACTTTGCTGTAAGTGAACAGCTCATTAACCTTCAACAATTGTCTTTAAGTCTGCTGGTGAATAGTTGATTGATTTTAGTGTCTTGTTGTCCGCAGTTCTAAAAACTAAGAATTTACCATCAACTTCTTTATAATAGGAGTCTACCCCCTTCAATTTGTAGTGTTCCTGTGTGGCGATAGCCTCGGCCTCATCTTCACAGGCCTTGCTCATATTGGAGCGCTGTACTTCATCAAAAAGCGCTGAAAACTTGTCCTGTAAACCGAATTCAAGAACAGCTCCAGCCAATACGTACTGAATGTCACAAAGGGCATCTGCAATCTCAACGATATTTTTGTCCTGTATAGCTTCTTCCAGCTCCTTGAGCTCTTCTGCGATGAGGGATACACGTAATGCACATCGTTGTTCGGAAGGAATCATTGGTTTGTCCAGAATAGGATGTTGGAATGTCTTATGGAATTCTGCAACGGATGAAAGG from the Sphingobacterium thalpophilum genome contains:
- a CDS encoding nucleoside triphosphate pyrophosphohydrolase family protein, yielding MTDPKTLSSVAEFHKTFQHPILDKPMIPSEQRCALRVSLIAEELKELEEAIQDKNIVEIADALCDIQYVLAGAVLEFGLQDKFSALFDEVQRSNMSKACEDEAEAIATQEHYKLKGVDSYYKEVDGKFLVFRTADNKTLKSINYSPADLKTIVEG